A portion of the Leptidea sinapis chromosome 13, ilLepSina1.1, whole genome shotgun sequence genome contains these proteins:
- the LOC126967790 gene encoding 60S ribosomal protein L6: protein MAPPQPKAAAKAPAAAEGGVKKRKVGTPRNYDLGNGIVRFSKTRMFHRTAKYKFVGKKNPKAVKPKKPTVVVKSIGGEKNGGTRNVLLRRRRSFYPTQDKIKKHHHHKTFSKHVRRTRPSLTVGTVCILLAGRHSGKRVVLVGILPSGLLLVTGPFAFNSCPLRRIPQRYVIATSTRIDLGDFKLPANLDDAYFKKNKKSVKRTVKRKEGDDIFASKKEKYVPSEQRKTDQKLVDDEVIKAIGKREDKKVLRGYLKAAFGLRSSQFPHRMQF from the exons ATGGCTCCACCACAGCCTAAAGCGGCGGCTAAGGCTCCCGCAGCCGCCGAGGGAGGTGTCAAGAAGCGAAAGGTTGGCACACCAAGGAACTATGATTTGGGTAATGGTATTGTCCGTTTCTCCAAGACTAGGATGTTCCATAGAACT GCAAAATACAAGTTTGTTGGCAAGAAGAATCCAAAAGCAGTCAAGCCAAAAAAACCTACAGTTGTAGTAAAGTCCATTGGTGGTGAGAAGAATGGTGGAACTCGTAATGTACTTCTCCGTCGCAGAAGATCCTTCTACCCCACCCAGGATAA AATCAAGAAGCATCACCATCACAAAACCTTCAGCAAGCACGTTAGAAGGACAAGGCCAAGTCTAACAGTGGGTACCGTCTGCATTCTGCTAGCTGGACGTCATTCGGGCAAGCGTGTAGTGCTTGTTGGTATACTACCAAGTGGACTTCTGCTTGTCACGGGACCTTTTGCA TTCAACTCATGCCCACTCCGCCGCATTCCTCAACGGTATGTGATTGCAACAAGCACAAGAATTGACCTTGGTGACTTCAAACTGCCAGCAAATCTTGATGATGCCTACTTTAAGAAGAACAAGAAGAGTGTTAAGAGAACCGTTAAGAGGAAAGAGGGAGACGATATCTTTGCTAGCAAAAAAGAG AAATATGTACCATCTGAGCAACGCAAAACTGACCAGAAGTTAGTTGATGATGAGGTGATCAAAGCTATTGGTAAACGGGAGGATAAGAAGGTCCTGAGAGGTTACCTCAAGGCTGCCTTTGGTCTCCGTTCCAGCCAATTCCCGCATAGGATGCAGTTCTAA